The proteins below are encoded in one region of Sphingobacterium sp. R2:
- the rfbA gene encoding glucose-1-phosphate thymidylyltransferase RfbA: MKGIILAGGSGTRLHPLTLAVSKQLMPVYDKPMIYYPLSTLMLAGIREILIISTPQDLPNFEKLLGDGSQLGCRFEYKEQPSPDGLAQAFLLGEEFIGDDKVALILGDNIFYSSGLSKLLQSSSDPDGGVVFAYPVNDPERYGVVEFDETNNVISIEEKPQLPKSNYAVPGIYFYDNEVISIAKNIAPSPRGELEITDINKEYLRRGKLKVGIFDRGTAWLDTGTIQSLMQAGQFVQVIEERQGMKIGAIEEVAYRMGYIDKQQLLKISAPLCKSGYGEYLKRIVKGS, translated from the coding sequence ATGAAAGGAATTATATTGGCTGGCGGCTCAGGCACGCGATTGCATCCACTGACGCTTGCTGTAAGTAAACAATTGATGCCCGTATATGATAAACCTATGATATATTATCCGTTGTCTACCTTGATGCTCGCCGGAATACGTGAAATTCTGATTATATCCACTCCACAGGATCTACCTAATTTTGAAAAGTTATTAGGGGATGGTTCACAATTAGGGTGCCGTTTTGAATATAAAGAGCAACCTAGCCCAGACGGGCTTGCTCAGGCATTTTTGCTGGGAGAAGAATTTATTGGCGATGATAAAGTAGCCCTGATTTTAGGGGATAATATATTTTACAGCTCTGGACTTTCCAAGCTATTGCAGTCTTCTTCGGACCCTGATGGCGGAGTGGTCTTCGCCTATCCGGTGAATGATCCGGAACGGTATGGAGTCGTTGAATTTGATGAAACAAATAATGTGATTTCTATTGAAGAGAAGCCACAATTGCCCAAATCGAATTATGCTGTTCCGGGAATTTATTTTTATGATAATGAAGTGATTAGTATCGCAAAAAATATAGCACCTTCCCCTCGTGGAGAACTGGAGATAACAGATATCAATAAAGAGTATCTCCGCCGCGGCAAATTAAAGGTCGGAATTTTTGACCGTGGTACAGCTTGGTTGGATACCGGAACGATCCAGTCTCTCATGCAGGCAGGGCAATTTGTGCAAGTGATAGAGGAGCGGCAAGGGATGAAAATAGGGGCAATAGAAGAAGTTGCTTACAGAATGGGTTACATTGATAAACAGCAGCTACTGAAAATTTCTGCGCCACTCTGTAAGTCAGGCTATGGAGAGTATTTGAAAAGAATTGTTAAAGGCTCTTAA
- the rfbC gene encoding dTDP-4-dehydrorhamnose 3,5-epimerase, translating to MTYTETKLKGCFILEPTVYEDERGYFFESFNETKLAAILGYKPHFVQDNQSKSQFGVVRGLHLQAGDHAQAKLVRVVEGKVLDVAVDVRPGSSTFGQHIAVELSAENRKQLFVPRGFLHGFSVLSEHAVFFYKCDNNYHKESEDGVNPLDFELAVDWKIPHEEMILSQKDQEAQSFEKLRLKLI from the coding sequence ATGACGTATACGGAGACAAAGCTGAAAGGATGTTTTATACTTGAACCGACAGTTTACGAAGACGAAAGAGGTTATTTTTTTGAGTCATTTAATGAAACCAAGCTGGCTGCAATACTTGGTTATAAACCTCATTTTGTGCAAGACAATCAATCCAAATCACAGTTTGGTGTTGTGAGGGGGCTACATTTACAGGCCGGCGATCATGCTCAGGCTAAGTTGGTTCGAGTCGTCGAGGGAAAAGTACTGGATGTAGCAGTCGATGTTCGTCCGGGATCAAGCACCTTCGGACAACATATCGCTGTAGAGCTTTCAGCTGAAAATAGAAAACAGCTATTTGTTCCGAGAGGTTTCTTACATGGCTTCTCCGTATTATCAGAACATGCAGTTTTTTTCTATAAATGTGATAATAACTATCACAAAGAATCGGAAGATGGAGTAAATCCTTTAGATTTTGAATTGGCTGTCGACTGGAAAATACCTCATGAAGAAATGATTCTCTCACAGAAGGACCAAGAAGCACAATCTTTTGAGAAATTGCGCCTGAAATTAATTTAG
- the rfbD gene encoding dTDP-4-dehydrorhamnose reductase, protein MRIVITGASGQLGSELKDLLLCNTAHECYFLDRKQLPLDQIEIIQQILSMYQPDLIIHAGAYTAVDKAETDQVTANLVNHLACEEIAQYCHVHNAKLIAISTDYVFDGSSASPLTEHAITNPINVYGQTKLAGERAIRKWHPQAIIIRTSWVYSSYGKNFVKTMCRLMTERDEVNVISDQIGSPTYAKDLALVILKVLDSVEWKAGIYHYSNQGEISWYDFAVAIRDFRSFECEVRPIPTSAYPTPARRPMYSLLDKSKIRTTFGIQVPDWKISLSNMLTEEFKDK, encoded by the coding sequence ATGCGAATTGTTATAACAGGAGCTTCAGGTCAACTTGGTTCGGAACTAAAAGATCTTTTGCTGTGTAATACAGCACATGAGTGTTATTTCTTAGATCGAAAGCAATTACCATTGGATCAAATTGAGATTATACAGCAAATTCTGAGCATGTATCAACCCGATTTGATTATTCATGCAGGAGCGTATACAGCGGTGGATAAAGCTGAGACGGATCAGGTTACGGCAAATTTGGTCAATCATTTGGCTTGTGAAGAGATTGCTCAATACTGCCATGTCCATAACGCCAAACTTATAGCTATTTCAACAGATTACGTTTTCGATGGATCTTCTGCTTCTCCTTTGACTGAGCATGCGATCACTAATCCCATCAACGTATATGGACAAACTAAGCTTGCGGGGGAACGTGCCATTCGGAAATGGCATCCTCAGGCAATCATTATACGGACTTCCTGGGTGTATTCCTCCTACGGTAAAAACTTTGTAAAAACCATGTGCCGCCTAATGACCGAGCGAGATGAAGTTAACGTAATCAGCGATCAAATTGGGAGCCCCACTTATGCAAAAGATTTAGCCCTAGTGATTTTGAAAGTTTTGGATTCTGTCGAATGGAAAGCAGGTATTTATCACTATAGTAACCAAGGCGAAATTTCGTGGTATGACTTTGCTGTAGCAATACGTGACTTCCGTTCGTTCGAATGTGAAGTCAGGCCAATTCCAACAAGTGCATATCCGACACCTGCTCGTAGGCCGATGTATTCTTTGCTTGATAAATCAAAAATAAGAACTACGTTTGGAATACAAGTTCCAGACTGGAAAATAAGTTTGAGCAACATGCTGACTGAGGAATTTAAAGATAAATAG
- a CDS encoding ATP-binding protein gives MNRIYLLFFTTFFLTSSHYVFSQSAGLDKVNKQLETVSGDSARILVYYKVASEIYKSTPQDAQEIVSKGLDLAETKKFDALAIDLLNLQGVIYLKLNNFDESIKTHFKVLKRREERNDKKGMMLSFLNIGNVFNKSYDPEQALKYYQRALDLSKEIHDTRNRANISTNIGNIYAQKALNGEQKKDVSNAIDYLVKTVEFCKANAPDVDLFNTYILLSYLYLKADKLEWSTYYTDLAIDITSKKKDPVGESYARINRANIYVKEKRFDLATKEVALIKNIIAKSGLSNLTEELQGDFDKIAKAVKEQDEHLILSDQDSSDRKFHEDAEVLRVRIREELREKYDSEKKELENKNLLLKNVSIEREAHWIKLMWLATFFVLLIILLMVLLLVKKNRLLRKEKQKVDHQAAEIKHQHEELVQADRFRSTIFSVVSHDLRSPLSTFQALLSVSKIVDLPAHEIKNMLITIGNQVTTASKMLDSLLVWSSQQMANEKLDMQEIVPFQIVKECEELFIDRINLKNLFIDVRISPQLTIRSDLKRFEFIIRNIFNNAIKFSFSGKSIIFNQRETDSEVLISITDQGVGMDERKITALKSMQKQQTSLDGTFEEKGAGIGLMLCHEFANRMGYSITVESSEGFGSTFTLHIPR, from the coding sequence GAAATTTATAAGAGTACTCCTCAAGACGCGCAGGAGATTGTATCTAAGGGACTAGATCTGGCGGAAACAAAGAAATTTGACGCATTGGCAATTGACTTGCTCAACCTCCAAGGGGTTATTTACCTGAAATTAAACAACTTTGACGAAAGTATTAAAACCCACTTTAAGGTTCTCAAAAGACGAGAAGAGCGAAATGATAAAAAGGGGATGATGCTTTCTTTCTTGAATATTGGCAATGTATTTAATAAGAGTTATGATCCAGAACAAGCCTTAAAATATTACCAACGCGCATTAGATCTGTCCAAAGAAATTCATGATACTCGAAACCGTGCAAACATATCGACCAATATAGGCAACATTTATGCGCAGAAAGCGCTAAATGGTGAGCAAAAGAAAGATGTATCCAATGCGATCGATTATTTAGTTAAAACAGTCGAATTCTGTAAAGCAAACGCACCTGATGTTGACCTGTTCAATACCTACATTTTATTGAGCTATCTTTACCTAAAAGCAGACAAACTCGAATGGAGTACATACTATACCGATCTTGCCATCGACATTACTTCAAAGAAAAAAGATCCCGTAGGTGAAAGTTATGCCAGGATCAATCGTGCAAATATTTACGTCAAAGAAAAACGCTTTGATTTGGCTACAAAAGAAGTTGCTCTCATTAAAAACATCATTGCTAAAAGTGGGCTTAGCAATTTAACTGAAGAACTTCAAGGTGATTTTGATAAAATAGCGAAAGCTGTTAAAGAGCAAGATGAACATTTAATTCTCAGCGATCAAGATAGTTCGGATCGAAAGTTCCATGAAGATGCTGAAGTCTTACGCGTAAGAATTAGGGAAGAACTTCGGGAGAAATATGACAGCGAAAAGAAAGAACTTGAAAATAAAAATCTATTATTAAAAAACGTTTCCATCGAACGTGAAGCACATTGGATAAAATTGATGTGGCTAGCCACCTTTTTTGTTCTTTTGATCATTTTGTTGATGGTCCTGCTATTGGTCAAAAAGAATCGGCTATTACGGAAAGAGAAACAAAAGGTCGATCATCAAGCTGCTGAGATCAAACATCAACATGAAGAACTGGTGCAGGCAGACCGATTTCGATCCACTATATTTTCCGTCGTATCCCATGATCTTCGAAGTCCTTTATCAACTTTTCAAGCGCTACTTTCTGTATCAAAAATTGTCGATCTTCCAGCTCACGAAATCAAAAACATGTTAATTACTATTGGTAATCAAGTCACTACAGCATCTAAAATGCTCGACAGTTTACTCGTTTGGTCTTCACAACAAATGGCGAACGAAAAGCTTGACATGCAGGAAATTGTACCGTTTCAAATTGTAAAAGAATGTGAGGAATTATTCATTGATCGGATTAATCTAAAAAATTTATTTATAGATGTTCGTATTTCTCCGCAATTGACCATTCGTAGTGATCTTAAACGATTTGAATTTATCATTCGAAATATCTTTAACAACGCTATCAAATTTAGCTTTAGTGGCAAATCCATTATTTTTAATCAGCGTGAAACCGATAGTGAAGTTCTTATATCAATTACAGATCAGGGTGTAGGAATGGACGAGCGAAAAATCACCGCACTTAAAAGTATGCAGAAACAACAAACTAGTTTAGATGGCACATTTGAAGAAAAGGGTGCTGGCATCGGTTTGATGCTCTGCCATGAGTTTGCAAACCGAATGGGCTACTCGATTACAGTGGAGAGCAGCGAAGGTTTTGGAAGTACATTTACCCTTCATATCCCTAGATAA